The following nucleotide sequence is from Malania oleifera isolate guangnan ecotype guangnan chromosome 4, ASM2987363v1, whole genome shotgun sequence.
TTCAAGACTTGCTTAAGACGGGTAGGTGAGCTGGTTCTTCCGTCGCTGACAggtagttctctctctctctctctctctctctctctctctctttgcacCTTTAATTCGCTTCATTCCTACGTTTTCCCAACCTTGCTACTCTTTGGAATCGATCTTCTCGTCGGTGAGCAGTTTTTTATTacgttttttatttttatttttttacttataGATTTTAGATTTTGGATTTTCGATTTCGTAAATTGTCGATTActgtttttttttggttattttgatTGTATCGCAGGGAATTATTGCTGACAAAGTAAGTGATTATGCTTTTTATGTTGTTAGATTGGATTATACTTTTGAGTGTTcgtatattttgatttttttttttgtcgaataGCAGTAACTTTAGTCTGTGAGTGTGCTTAATCTAGATACTGATGTTTGGGGTTACGAATTTCTGCAGTTTTTaatattaggttttttttttttcgatttttttGGTTATATCTTCTGATTATTAAGAGCGTAGGTTCATGATCTGCTATATTAGTAGCCTAGTCTTTcgttttaattttagttttaatataaaatttttaggttaaattaggaaaattttgtCTTTTCATTTCTGCGCCGTTTCTTTGGCTAGGAATTGGTATAAATTTTTCCATGTTTGGGATTAGACAGAACATACGATCCTCACTCAGTAACGTCCTAGCCTTACACAGCACTTTGTTTTGGAATGCAAGTGAAAGTAGAATTCTTTTTATTTGCTAACGATTTTGTAAGAAGAATCATTTGCTAATGAATTTATATGTTTGGCCCTGCTATATGTTGAACTGTGGAATTTAATTGGATGGTCTTGTTTGAAATGCAATCAGTGAGAAAAAAAATGTCTTATTAACCTCCATTTTGCAGAACTCTTTTGCTAGTCTTATCAGTTTTAATCACAGAAAACTGTAAATTTTCAATGCTTTCAAATAGAGGAGAATGTAAATTTGCAAATGAATTTTACGAtcatttgtttcatttttttttttttaaaaatctttggAAACAAGATTAAAatgaaatttgctaactgtttGCGTCGCTGCTGCCAATCCACTATAATATTTCTCGTGTGGAATCCACCTGATTTTTTTCCCCCATTAAAGTTATTTAATTTTGTGAGTTTCAGAGCCACTGTTGGCTCTCTATAATCTTAAATCTTTATATTTTTTCACTCACATTGTCATCTCTAATTTTAGTGGCTTATGTATTCAGTTTGGTGTTAATTATGATTGTTTCAACTGTTCCCTATCCCTTATAAACTAAAATGTCTCTTCTTCTAAACAGGCTAAGATGGGTGCCAAGTTGAAAGCCATTCTGGTGTCTCTTTTTCTTTCATCTCTTTTGTTCTCTCTGGTCACTTCTGCATCCAGCAATGGGTTGTATAGAATTGgactgaaaaagatgaaattgGATCGAAATAACCGTCTTGCTGCACAACTCGAGTCCAAGGATGGAGAACCATTAAAAGCTTCTATTAGGAAGTATCTTCGTGGTAATCTTGGAGATTCTGAGGATACTGATATGGTAGCATTGAAGAACTACATGGATGCACAATACTTTGGTGAAATTAGTATTGGGACTCCCCCTCAAAAATTTACTGTAATTTTTGACACGGGTAGCTCTAATCTATGGGTGCCATCATCTAAGTGTTATTTCTCAGTGAGTTGTTACGTATTTAACTGTATTGAAAATTTATATCCAATGAATATTTTCGCATAGAAATATGAAACCTTGGCAACAGATAATAGAATCTAATGCTTGTGCATTTTGACACAGATTGCTTGTTTTTTCCATTCCAAGTACAAGTCGAGCCAGTCAACTACGTATAGGAAAGATGGTGTGTTTTCTTGCtccgatctctctctctctctctcttcccttgtTGAAATTCACTACCTTCTATTCTATCCATAAGACTCTTTTCATTAATAAGTTTGCAATATGGTGTTTGTTTTTCGAGCAGCCTGATGTAAATGTTCATTATTTTCAATTGGTTTCTTCATTATTGTAAtgttttctttgaaattttgaattggtTGGCATTTGTATAATACAGTATGTTGTCCCTTGTATGGTTAAATAACGAGATGGTCCCcaaattagcaaatcaaatttgGTCCTTGGTGTGTAGTTTTTATTAATTTGCACTTTGGCGTGATTTAATAGAATTTATAAAGGTAAAACTTCCACATTGGCGTGCTGGACTTATCATGTGGTTAATGCAAAAGTCAAAAAATCGTGCGTTTGAAGTTTTGTAGATTTGGAAGAAATTTAGGAAATTTATTTAGGGAATTTGATTCATTTGTCTCCCCTTACCCCCaccaaaaaggaaagaaaaaaaaaagaaagagtaaAAAAAGAACAACCTATCTATATTATCAAATTTCCACAATACTATTGTCTGCTATTGTGAGTACCATCAGCTGTGGACAAGGTTTGGGGGCTGGCCGCACATCCATGGGTGTGTTGGACTCGTCCTATAAATAGCACCTAAGGTGAGAGAACTTTTCCTGTATTGGTTGTACAATATGAATAGGGGCAGGTTTGATACAAATTAAATGTGGAGGACCAAATTAATTTCACTTTCAGGGGAGCTAATTATTTATTTCTCTATGCCATCACATGCTGCTTTCCGCATGCATAGCGGTGCGTTTAGGAAATTTGTTTTATATAATGGAATACTGAGTTCTTAAAAATAGGGCGATAGGAAGGTGATATGTTTCTGATTATAATAGCAAACTAATTATCCTTTCCATTACCTTTCACGAGTGCATGGGGCTCagtatgtgtgtgtgattgtgtgaGGGGGTTGAGGAGCCGGGTAAAGTGAAATGCAAGTTTTTGGCTGTTAGCAGTATGGTATTGCATTATAGGTCTTAAagaaaatctttatttttttttggaagctTTAAAactcataattatatatattaatattatcttGATGTTCCGATTTTAATTTTAGACACGAACATTCATGCTACCATTTGAGGGGAATCTGTTAGTCTAGTGTCGCTATCGCTGTTTAGTTGCTTTTTGTTGATGCAAGGATGATGATGTTTGTAAGCGTTGCTGTCCTAATCTTGATAATAGTTGCAGCTTTAACCTGGAAAGTTCATAAATAAAGGCATTGGAGTTCTTCTATACTTGCTTTCCATGTATTACAAAATTGCTTATTTTTACCTTCCTTGTATTACCATTAGCATTCTAGAATGATGTATGATTTTCTATGTGGTTATTGAAAAGCCACTTAATATTCTGGGACATTTTTAAAATTGTGACAGCAAGCTCATAGTGATAGGGGCCATGGGGCTATTGTCAGAGGTCATTCTGAGCAGTGAGTATTGTTTATACTTACTGACTGCTCCATCTTTCATTCAGGGAGATCTGCTTCCATTCACTATGGCACTGGAGCAATTTCTGGTTTCTTTAGCCGAGATAGTGTTAAAGTTGGTGATGTATTTGTAAAGAATCAGGTCAGTTATTGCGGTTTGTTTTCTCTATCTTGGAGGTTGGGAAATTTTTTTGACAATAATCATGTTATAAATCCTTTTTCAGGAATTTATTGAGGCTACTAGAGAGCCTAGCGTCACTTTTTTGGTGGCCAAGTTTGATGGTATACTTGGACTTGGATTTCAAGAGATTTCTGTTGGAAATGCTGTCCCAGTGTGGTATGCATGTGTGCTTGTGATTTTAATCTCTTCCCTTGACCAAGACTACACAATTTACCTGTCTTAACAGTTGTATGAGTCTGCCACAATAATAATTTTAACTTTAGTAACTAGCCCCAAGGGTTTCTTGGTTTCTTGCTTGCAGAATTTGTTGAACATGTATGAACATTCCATTTGTAACATGATAGCCTTGCATATATTTCAGGTACAACATGGTTAAACAAGGCCTCATTAAAGATCCAGTATTTTCATTTTGGCTCAACCGCAATGCAGATGAAGATGAAGGGGGTGAAATTGTTTTTGGTGGGGTTGATCCTAATCACTTTAAGGGCAAGCACACTTATGTACCTGTGACAAAGAAAGGCTATTGGCAGGTTGATTATATAAACATGTCCTTTTTATTTTGTTAAACATATATGCAAACTTCATTATTAATTTTCTGTTCATTTTTTTATGCTTGTTTCATGCTGACAGTTTCAAATGGGTGATGTTCTTATTGGTGACAAAGAGACTGGTATGCAACCTCTTAATGGGTCCATACAactatttgaaaattaaagaaggGGAGAGGGAAAAATAACTTTTAAAATAAGTATCTTTTTGTGGGGAAGATATTGAATATCAAATGTGTTTACTAGTCCCAAACACTATCAGCTTGATGTATAGTGCTGTTATCCAGGATACTGCTCTGGTGGTTGTTCAGCAATTGCTGATTCAGGAACTTCATTGTTGGCTGGTCCAACGGTATGTATCATTTCACTGGTGTTAATTTTACACTTTTTCTTGTTAGTAGGTTGTGCTAGTTGGTGCACTTGCCATATTTGTGGGAGCAAATGTTGTTTTTTATTATGCTATTATGctgcgtttgggagcatgaatttcagaccttggatttggatttgggttgatttggacaaattttaatacaattttgtattacattttgtccaaatccaatataaatcAAAATCCAAACCCTCTTCAAACATGGGGTTACTATATATTTTCTAGGTAAGGCAAATAGTTTGATGTTCATTGACAAGTGCCACTTTCCATAGAACTACTTTCCAAGTTTCGGTATGTGgaccaaaatcaaaacaaatagggcaaaagacacctacctcccctaagatttgtcaaaaagacagaGACCTttcctgaggtttcaaaaatgccataGGCCTctcccaaggttttaaaaatgtcaTGGACCTCAtatgaggtttgccaaaaagacacatacatttcttaaaaaaaaacttgtttttttgcAAAATCCAAAAGGAGATTTGTatatttttgacaaatcttaggAGAGGGTCCTAGGAATTTtaaaaccttaggggaggtctctggaatttttgaaacctcaagagagTTCATAGTCTTTTGCCAGATCTCAGGGGAGGTTAGTTTGTTTGCCCAAACAAATATATGATATTAAGTTTATAAAGAAGTTTGAAATTTGTTAATTATGAGCATATTGTGATGTTCAGTTGGAACATTTGCCAAATCTCATAAGTTGGTGTGCTGGGAGGTGCTTTGAATCTTTAGTCTCTTTGTATTGATATTTTAAAAGGCCTTATTGAGCCATGCCAAAATGCATTCCGGCATGgtctaaaatactaaattctagAGTGGTGAATACATAAGCATGGCTTCGAGATGggcttttattaatttattttgaattttaattcattttttaaaaaaaaattaatttaaaaaatcaatttttatacacTTAGGCTTATGCATTTGTAGAAATGGTCTGCCTGTTTGACACTTGTGCATTCTGGGCATGTATTCTTTTACTTAGATTTTGCTAGATTTTAATATGGAAGTAACTTGAACCTAAACCTTAGTATTGAGAGTTGCATTCTACAAAAGAGGGAAATGTCGGTCATCTACTCATCTCATCTCTCGGCATGGTTTACTTAACAAATTCAAGATAGTATTCTTAGAAGTCACAAGTAATTTACAGAttatgtttgaatttttttttaaaaaaaatatttataattttattcttttcttaatatatatatatatatatatatatatattttaaatatgcAATTAAAATTGACATAGGCCTTACACCTCAATGTGAAGTAAACCGTATCTCATAATTCCCTTTCAAAACATTGCTTCCATTTCTTTCACTTTGatgaaaaatctttaaaatagGGTTGTCATTGCTATGCTATTATTATGTTTCCAGATTCTATTTGTTGGGACTAATACGCACATGCTTGTGTGTTGTGTTTTTTAAGCCTGTGATTACCATGATAAATCATGCCATTGGAGCCTCTGGAGTTGTTAGCCAGGAATGCAAGGCAGTGGTGCAACAGTATGGGCAAACAATTTTGGATCTGCTACTGTCTGAGGTAAAACTGGATTTTGATGCATGTTTTATTTTAATAGATTTGTTTGAGAAAATTATAGATCTCTTTAGAGTATTTTCATCTTGTCTAACATTAGTGGAGAGGGTTTAACTTTTGTCTACTGATCATTGGATTGTATTTAATAGGCACAACCAAAGAAGATCTGCTCCCAAATTGGATTATGCACTTTTGATGGAACTCGTGGTGTTAGGTAAGGTTCAAAAATTTTCTTTCGTAAGTACCATTAAAATTCTTCATAGCCACCAAATCAGGTTTCGGTTTCTCATTTTTGTACAatagcaccccccccccccttcttttttTTCAAGGAAGCCTTCTGTTGAAGCTGGCAAGcagcttaatttttaattatgaaTATGTTTTATCTAGTATGGGAATTGAAAGTGTCGTGGATGAGAAGAACAGTGGCAAATCATCTCCCGATCTACGGGACACTATGTGCTCTGCTTGTGAGATGACGGTTGCCTGGATGCAAAGCCAGCTTAGGCAGAATCAGACACAGGATCGTATATTGCAATACATCAATGAGGTGAATAgccataatatttttatttagagtAAAAGACACTTCCCTCCCTTGAGGATTCAAAAATGCCACAGACATCTTCTGAgctttgtcaaaaagacacagaCCTTCcctaaaaaaacttgtctttttgcaaaatacaaggggGGAGATAACCTTCCCttaggtttggcaaaaagacaatgacctcctcgaggtttcaaaaattccaaggacctcccttgaggtttgtgAAAAAGACACTAATCTCCCCTTACAAAAAGATAAGGTCTGTGTTTTTTTGACAAATCAGGAgaggtttttgagatttttgaaacctctgGTCAGGGGAGATTcctagaatttttgaaaccttatggAGGTCATTGGTTTTTTGTCAAACCTGAGAGTTAAAGTCTTTTGTCCTTTTATTTATGTGCATTTCTATCAGTTGCTTCATAATGGCCTGACACTGCTTCTTAATATCACTGCAGCTTTGTGATCGGATGCCGAGCCCAATGGGAGAATCTGCTGTTGACTGTGAAAGTCTGTCTTCCATGCCTAGTGTTTCCTTTACCATTGGTGGTAAAACTTTTGACCTCTCTCCGGAGGAGGTATGATGTTaaatattttggtttttttttttttttttttaaaaattattgttgGATGATGTCATTATCTGCTAATATTGCATAACTACAGTATGCACACTTCATTTCAGCATCCAGACAACTTGCATAAATCATTTCAGCTTTCAGAAAACTTGCACACGTCATTCATCATTCAGACGAATCTTTTATCATTCTTAATGTTCATTGAATCATCTGATCTGTTTTTACCCTTATAAACATGCTATGTGATATGTGATGCAATCTAATTATTGGAGTATTAGAGTTTCTATTGGTCTCAGCCTGATTGATTATGATTTCATTCCTTTACATGGATGGAATCGAAATGGGTTTTTTTTGGAGAACAAATTAGAATGAACAATTTTTGTCTGCTTTAATTTTGACTCTATGATTATTTACTAATCCAAAATCATACATTTGTATGGCTTTGCACTCATGTAATTCTCTGTCCTGGATTGATTAGTACGTCCTCAAAGTTGGCGAAGGGCCTGTGGCTCAGTGCATCAGTGGCTTCACTGCTCTGGATGTTCCTCCTCCTCGCGGACCTCTCTGGTATATTATCCcaatttttagtaatttttccTTCATGTATTTTTGTTAATGTTGTGGGTGATGCTACTGCTACTGCTACTGCTACTAGTGTTAATTTTCACCAATGACTACCACGCAATGCAGGATCCTGGGAGACGTCTTCATGGGTCGCTATCACACTGTTTTCGATTATGGTAAGCTCAGAGTTGGATTTGCAGAAGCAGCATAAATGAGGCGAGCTCGGCTCCTCTTTATGCTAGTATCTATACCTGCTAGTATTCGGGCAAAATACAAACATAATAGAGGTGGTCATGTGGAGTGATTCTAAAAGTGAGGACCTCTGGCCTTGAACAATACTCATGCATGTAAATATTGCTGTGCTTGACCTCGTGTTTCAATCCAAGGATTCATTAGTAGTGCCTGCTTTATTCACATTCACTGGGttttatcatacgcttgctgtgTGTTGCTAGATTAAAACATTACTAAATACAGGTGCGGTTTGCTTGGAGAAATAATTTAAGTAAATGTAAGATGTTTATTTTGTGggatttttgttttgtttgtgttGTAAGATCTGTAGCTTATATGAGCCTAGCTGGAAGGATCCACCAATTAAATGTTATCGCAAAAAATCATTTGGCCCTTGCTAACTCTTGTCAAAAGTCTGATTGGCCTTGGATATTAATgaattgaaaatatgaaaaattacaGTGCGTCTTTCAGGATTTTTCACGTCTTTGATGTTGTATATTAGGTTAGTACCTTTGGTATCGTTTAAGGCTCATTTGCATGCCCAAGCCGAACAAAAATTGAGGATCCATAGTTTGAGCGTCTCATTATGTGCCACACATTGGCTCAGTTTTTAGTTTGTGagctttttaaaacaaaaatccCAGTTTACATACAAAAGTGTCAATAATTTTATACGAGGAATCACTGAATTCAATCACCTGTTTTTgttacttttaaattttttattgaggTCTATCCAGTGGTAGTTAAATTGGATCAGTAATCAATTTTGGGGTTTTGCAGTAAACCTAATTGGTTACTTCCAAGTAGTTTAAACCTCATTTAGTAGGACATTTCTTTATTTTATAGAAACAGCCATGCGGAGATGTATCTTTATGTTATGATTTTACTATATACCCGTTTGTAAAAAAACCAGGCACATGGAGTTGATTACACCCCTTTTTCATTATTTGTGCTCGGTTCAAGCAAATTCAAAAGTATGATTCCTAAGTACCTTAAAATGGATTCAACTACTCTGCATGAAGTATACTTTTAACAAAATAAATTAGATTAAAGCGACATTGATGGCAATTTGGATTATATAACTCATGATAAATGATAGATAATTCATCATTGTTAACAATAATTTTTTGAACTACTTGATTTGTAATTCATATTGTTACTCAATAACTAAAGCTGTATTTTAATActacaaaatatttaataattccATGAATGGACTATTAAAGTTCAATGTTCAAACAATTTAGAATTaagaggaaaaaaagaaaaaaagtgcgTGCATGCATGAGTGTGAATGGTTGATCATGTGGGATGGATGCGCTATAGTTGGGATTGCGTGTCTACATTGTCTAGCTTTTTTTGTATATTAGTTGACATATTGTTATGACTACGTTATTTATGGTGatgaagagaagagaagagagggtCGATCCTCGCCTGTCTATGTTGTAGAGAATTTAACTGAACTTAACGAGTATCGTAATTAATGGAGAGATCAAAATATGTTGGGATTGTATGTCTACATTGTCTAGCCTTTTTTGTATATTAGTGACTAGACATATTGCTATGACTACATAATTTACGTGATGAAGAAAAGAGAGGGTCCATCCTCGCCTGTCTATGTTGTTGTAGGGTTTTTAATTGTAGGGTATGTTGTTGTAGGTTTTTAATGCTAGGGACAAAGAGGGAAGACAGTTTCAACAATTCCAAATACGTTTGGAAGGACCCAAGGGGCTTTGGGACTGAGTATTTGGATGGATGCGTAGAACATACCATATGGGGTGGTCGGGAGTATAGTCTCTGATTTTGGGATGGGAAATTTGGCTGGCTGGCTAGCGGCTATTAGGTAAAAATAGTAAATAGTTTTTTGTAACAGAATAGCGAATATTGGTTGGATATAACAGATTTAAAAATGGATaagtttttctaaaattatatttgacTCGTTTAACAAGTGAATCCGATATGAGTAGATTTAGACGGACTGGATTCAATTTGAATTATCAAAAGTTTCTTTATTTTGCCATGGTGAATTTGTTCAAAAGATTTGggaagactttttttttttccagtaaaAGAGGACatcacctctatttatttattaatataccttcACTTTTgacggaagaataccatggttataagataaaataaaagggagagtatagaaaaactctcccaaaaaaaCCAACACAAGCAAACTAACCAAATTAGGATAATAAAACTAAAACAGAACTAATAAAGAAGATAAACACAGCCAAAATCAACACCAAGCGAAACTCTAGATTTGGGAAGACTTTACTTCTTTCATTCAAAAAAATTGTTTCCATAACTTAGAAATCATAACCTACAAATTAAATTGTAACGCCTTGCAAAATGGTTATATGTATTATTACTAAAACATCATTTTCTTAAACAAAGCACTTCTAGCATGTAAAATACATGAGGTTGATTTGAATCGAAGATTTTGATGAGGGaaggaaacaaaaagaaaaataagaaaaaaattatgttttcatCATATTTGGTGTCCATGGTGAATAtgattaagaaagaaaaatgagagCCCCCAGGGCGTGGTTCAGGTGGCAAGGCGTTTTCTGGGAGTGCGCTTGACGACCAGCTTGTAAAAAGCCTCCCGGGTTCAATTCTCACCCCCGGGCTCCTAAATTTACCTTTCTTATGATGTTGTGGGACCAGTTCCATAAGACGTGTGAATAATCACGGAGCGTAAAACGCACGTGGATACCCagtgatatttaaaaaaaaaaaaatgagaaggctggaaactcactttttattatattttttttaatatcaaatactattaaaaataaattttttctaatataattaaaagttaacaaaaaaatttaacattaatgatatataaaatcaaaaaattttttcattgatttgatatattatttatttttattttttaatttttcttgataactaaatataaaaaattagactcctttatattttcatttccttCCCCTCATATATTTCAAGTTCCAAATGCGACCCAAGTACATAGTCCTTGATACAAACCGATTGATAACAAACTCTTGTGCATAACATGTTGAAAGTTAAACTTCGAGATATCTATATTAAAGATTTCAACTTCTAGCTTTAAAAGGGATAAGGAGAAATATAATATGTGATGAAAGATACGTTATCTCCTATTATATAGCTCACACTAAATAGACTCTaataagaaaatcaaagaaaagaaaacataCAACTTTCCTGCCTTCACTGTCTTCATTCAATCCCCAAGCATTCTCACCCTTCATGTTCACCTTAAGGTGGGTCCAGACCAGAGTGGACCAAAATGTGTAGGCTAAACCCTAACTAACGAAGTAAGTACACACATATCATTTGGGTTCATGGGAACTGGGTGAGACTGGATGGTGGGGACTTTTTAACTGTTAAGTTTAGGTAGTTGGCTGCCTCCCACTTGACAACTATTTCCCAACTgtccctctcctctcttctttctctttattCACTTTTCTTTACTTACAACTGCA
It contains:
- the LOC131153992 gene encoding aspartic proteinase-like, whose amino-acid sequence is MGAKLKAILVSLFLSSLLFSLVTSASSNGLYRIGLKKMKLDRNNRLAAQLESKDGEPLKASIRKYLRGNLGDSEDTDMVALKNYMDAQYFGEISIGTPPQKFTVIFDTGSSNLWVPSSKCYFSIACFFHSKYKSSQSTTYRKDGRSASIHYGTGAISGFFSRDSVKVGDVFVKNQEFIEATREPSVTFLVAKFDGILGLGFQEISVGNAVPVWYNMVKQGLIKDPVFSFWLNRNADEDEGGEIVFGGVDPNHFKGKHTYVPVTKKGYWQFQMGDVLIGDKETGYCSGGCSAIADSGTSLLAGPTPVITMINHAIGASGVVSQECKAVVQQYGQTILDLLLSEAQPKKICSQIGLCTFDGTRGVSMGIESVVDEKNSGKSSPDLRDTMCSACEMTVAWMQSQLRQNQTQDRILQYINELCDRMPSPMGESAVDCESLSSMPSVSFTIGGKTFDLSPEEYVLKVGEGPVAQCISGFTALDVPPPRGPLWILGDVFMGRYHTVFDYGKLRVGFAEAA